The Anopheles moucheti chromosome 3, idAnoMoucSN_F20_07, whole genome shotgun sequence genome contains the following window.
CGTACAACGCACGCGATCGTACCTCGTTGGAAGAAACTAGCTTCACCAGCTGATGCAGCTGCTCGATCGTACCGGTCGGTACGGCTTCGATCGTTTGGCCCCGCTCCTCGGCACGCTTGCTAAACTTTGGCAGCAACTTTTCCGCCACCTCGTCGCTGATGAAGATATGGCCACCCTTCGTCAGGCACTGCATCGACCGGTGCAAGCTGCGCGATGTCGTACCAAAGTCGATCACGATGTCCACCAAACCGTCGCAGGCGTCGTGCGTGCGTTCGATCAGCTGCTTCTCATACAGATCTTCATTCCACTGGACAATGTTTACCCTAGTGGAGGTGGAGCAATAGATAAAGGGAAAGAATGCCAATAAGTCTCATCCCGTGCAGGAGGAAGGCAAAGTGATCACCTACCGTTCACACTTCTTCGCCACCAGGAATCCTTCATCCCGCAGGCTCGCCACAGTGATCTGTATCTTATCCTTCGTCGCCGGTGTGTAGAAGTGCTGTGCGGCAATGCGTACCGCCCACAGTGCCAATCCACCGGTACCGACAATCAGCATCTTCACCTTCTCGCCCGGTCGCGTTTTGAGCAGCTCGTCTACGATCTTGTGTGCGGCAATGATGGCACTCTGCGCCAACAGCGCACCGGTCGGCAGTGTGGCGGCAACACTCAGCGACAGCTCGTCCGGTATCGGTATCAGATACTTTAGGTCCGGTACCACCATCAGCTCGGAGTACCCGTGTGGTACGCCCTCGTACGGATACAGAATGACACGTTGGCCCACCTTAAAGCCACAGTCTGGTTTCAGTTCGGTGCCGAGTGACTCGATAACGCCCGCCACCTCAAACCCGGGAAACAGGGCCCCGTCCCGTACGCCCTGATGTGCCTGCGGGTTGTGCTGAATGGCCACCGAGGTTTGGTGGTGCTGTGGCGGCGCACTGTCCGGACCCTCCTCGCTGATGCT
Protein-coding sequences here:
- the LOC128300692 gene encoding uncharacterized protein LOC128300692 isoform X1, whose amino-acid sequence is MAVQVDNLLLSDIGRSISLDTATRLRNAAMSKLIRQVSIETPAPKLKDCVLNLVVPVPDTPAQGARILVVYAGACYRKNQSTSISSISSQLSDTGDITTSLHLLAKQMQSGSFTSISEEGPDSAPPQHHQTSVAIQHNPQAHQGVRDGALFPGFEVAGVIESLGTELKPDCGFKVGQRVILYPYEGVPHGYSELMVVPDLKYLIPIPDELSLSVAATLPTGALLAQSAIIAAHKIVDELLKTRPGEKVKMLIVGTGGLALWAVRIAAQHFYTPATKDKIQITVASLRDEGFLVAKKCERVNIVQWNEDLYEKQLIERTHDACDGLVDIVIDFGTTSRSLHRSMQCLTKGGHIFISDEVAEKLLPKFSKRAEERGQTIEAVPTGTIEQLHQLVKLVSSNEIEPPPHSVFPSDQAADVVRKLASSEIPGRAILKFHDIE
- the LOC128300692 gene encoding uncharacterized protein LOC128300692 isoform X2 — its product is MSKLIRQVSIETPAPKLKDCVLNLVVPVPDTPAQGARILVVYAGACYRKNQSTSISSISSQLSDTGDITTSLHLLAKQMQSGSFTSISEEGPDSAPPQHHQTSVAIQHNPQAHQGVRDGALFPGFEVAGVIESLGTELKPDCGFKVGQRVILYPYEGVPHGYSELMVVPDLKYLIPIPDELSLSVAATLPTGALLAQSAIIAAHKIVDELLKTRPGEKVKMLIVGTGGLALWAVRIAAQHFYTPATKDKIQITVASLRDEGFLVAKKCERVNIVQWNEDLYEKQLIERTHDACDGLVDIVIDFGTTSRSLHRSMQCLTKGGHIFISDEVAEKLLPKFSKRAEERGQTIEAVPTGTIEQLHQLVKLVSSNEIEPPPHSVFPSDQAADVVRKLASSEIPGRAILKFHDIE